In one window of Lytechinus pictus isolate F3 Inbred chromosome 19, Lp3.0, whole genome shotgun sequence DNA:
- the LOC129282602 gene encoding uncharacterized protein LOC129282602, with the protein MSGEAVIHPITIQAYSGTVSPTNIQLKWAMVVAASKRGGQDERLFLQKCRNKISCDVHVTTSSYLHGNPVVMVIASYEKTPWMKTVLRVSIPEQDGEEVLQIVPRQTWQKKYLEHQTTHKSPRQLSRRPERPRRDSGTPSGHKQPISSWKNHPQHSHKQKGSTYPSRGHFNNPSGDPLANDQSVDYRQRIRSEFIELQKLQKSWYHQEEQDHKRQGQSAIQQQNRLHLERILKKFQDLRHGHIKTLNRLTPGKGQRHKSPSFQNRKLSKVIPNYYPFVPHSRTDQTTIAPYVTTEVPPTEKTSLATTHETTAALTTEATTRPPTKTTMKSPIYVRPISNREKMKNDRMVYQRLQSKAQGHASKKPRKAGDYGASEGGTYNRVSSTYRGNGFQTPRRSEYPEVTAYESEEDLSEYTSVGTTEWDDDAEMDTKENKPEVFRDEESQYHLSQEELTSNTPMGNEFTHHPSRIIPSTKTPANVNTRSDSWDSEAEYSQVVSTDYGEIEDENVDYTVSDGGNVGQESGVPKDTWGEPKSSRSKPDQEVLDASDRRLVKEGDLMSARVTDDRLMPEFGLPQTEQVFKALQQDIIAEERKEPEDLRDTSPLFSTEYPDFPQESQGFQAVDNGRLDRLKSAISHRGARVRRSRGLREESALETSASEPMEYSYESSSSQHDINQSPNEATEDSDGRSLNEETFEKMKENILEEERVGGNHRIGINKETTNAPIRNVERIGSITETRRYGSLLDDDQEQEPRPQNDDVTLEESALEDVRREDNQAASAEDIPPEVLPKLDSSSYDHEEGRMGEIYDQESGEDSAPQSQSEEWSRWSQCSHSCGHGTKTRRRACTGPNTDTCSSGVEIDMVQCALQKCSSVEVEVSLSAWSDWSGWSVCSASCGSGLSHRERSCLHDPDQEPGCIGEREETRDCRLDACDNYDNEKGFDSGGTTRRSDHDHHHHHHTKRIKCHLDGSRSHLPMELYWTSPSGQKITHAMTHERDSKYRIEGTTLVVTEDEPTEGSYHCIVIYGGSSGANNKGKTVPTGACISNPCHHKGICLDQPDGHYNVSFRCMCPAGTEGVTCHLAPYLKGDAVVFSLLGWFVLSSAVLLLIMYLFFNKKMKKRKMKQKLELDDAPAEKLLAKILPQSEITSYPDSEAEEEEEDTKPLLSFRPLQIGKKQPEKKIGKTESKEKLELSGKGRFKSFVKKMTKSNVERMGFPTPKQMETLTKEMKEQRNQNNSNTLAWNNVESDNSDSYTDVSTSCESLSDQDAGGSSRLQVNCNVNHINSSFESLQGHDESKACKPLVNHNMNNCSWDYSNVSSCAPCDLNSSSIVGNDDDSLLEISTDDVRDFEIANSFSVFKGSPSAREKQAMIDPSLVYGNSNSTLLCSRSLSDELPRASEKHPMFHFEPDFSSPSASCSPERLNNGDVLNRSVPDTSSLRRRPPWSPKTPLPLGIRVRLPPSPPLLVNPSRLQLPPAVQRTSSMFGPTKEHAILERYHRRRKTYPKHVKSHSELGTA; encoded by the exons ATGTCGGGTGAAGCCGTGATCCACCCCATAACGATACAAGCCTATTCTGGGACAGTATCCCCAACAAACATCCAGCTCAAATGGGCGATGGTTGTTGCAGCATCCAAACGAGGGGGGCAGGATGAACGTTTATTTCTCCAAAAATGCAG GAACAAGATCAGTTGTGATGTCCACGTGACTACAAGTTCCTATCTCCATGGAAACCCAGTTGTCATGGTTATTGCATCGTACGAAAAGACTCCTTGGATGAAAACAGTTCTTCGTGTGTCAATTCCAGAACAAG aTGGAGAAGAAGTCCTGCAAATTGTTCCGCGCCAAACTTGGCAGAAAAAGTATTTAGAGCACCAAACAACCCATAAATCTCCTCGCCAGCTGAGCCGCAGACCTGAAAGACCACGCAGGGACTCAGGGACACCTTCGGGACACAAGCAACCAATATCTTCTTGGAAAAATCACCCCCAACATTCACACAAACAAAAGGGTAGTACCTACCCTTCGCGTGGGCATTTTAACAACCCCAGTGGAGATCCATTAGCAAATGACCAGTCAGTGGACTACCGACAACGGATCCGATCGGAGTTTATCGAGCTACAAAAGTTGCAGAAGAGTTGGTACCACCAAGAGGAGCAAGATCACAAGAGGCAGGGGCAGTCAGCAATCCAACAACAAAACAGACTTCACTTAGAAAGAATCTTGAAGAAATTTCAGGACCTCCGTCATGGTCACATCAAGACGTTGAATCGCCTCACTCCTGGAAAAGGTCAGCGGCATAAATCGCCCTCCTTTCAAAACAGGAAACTGTCAAAGGTTATACCCAACTACTACCCGTTTGTCCCACATAGTCGGACTGACCAAACAACGATTGCACCTTATGTAACCACAGAAGTGCCTCCAACTGAAAAGACCTCTTTGGCAACCACGCACGAAACAACGGCTGCTCTAACTACGGAAGCAACAACAAGGCCACCTACGAAGACTACTATGAAATCTCCAATTTATGTTAGACCAATAAGTAACcgtgaaaaaatgaagaatgacCGGATGGTATATCAGCGTCTCCAGTCGAAAGCCCAAGGACATGCTTCGAAGAAACCCAGGAAAGCCGGGGATTATGGTGCAAGTGAGGGTGGAACTTATAACAGGGTATCTTCAACTTACAGGGGAAACGGATTTCAGACACCAAGGCGATCAGAGTATCCTGAAGTGACTGCATATGAGAGCGAAGAGGATCTATCTGAGTACACTTCGGTAGGAACCACCGAGTGGGACGATGATGCCGAAATGGATACCAAAGAGAACAAGCCGGAAGTATTCCGAGATGAAGAATCTCAGTATCATCTATCGCAAGAAGAACTAACGAGCAACACTCCAATGGGAAACGAGTTCACACATCATCCATCCAGGATAATACCAAGTACGAAGACTCCAGCCAATGTCAATACTAGGTCTGACTCTTGGGATTCTGAGGCGGAATACAGCCAAGTAGTGTCGACAGACTATGGAGAAATCGAAGATGAGAATGTGGATTATACCGTCAGTGACGGGGGTAATGTAGGCCAGGAATCTGGTGTTCCTAAGGACACATGGGGAGAACCAAAATCAAGCAGGAGTAAACCAGATCAAGAGGTTCTTGACGCAAGCGATCGTCGTCTTGTGAAAGAGGGCGACTTGATGTCGGCACGAGTCACTGATGATAGGCTGATGCCTGAATTTGGTTTGCCCCAAACGGAGCAGGTGTTTAAAGCCTTGCAGCAGGATATCATTGCCGAAGAGCGAAAAGAACCAGAGGACCTTAGAGACACCTCTCCCTTATTTTCTACAGAGTATCCAGATTTTCCACAGGAATCCCAGGGCTTCCAAGCTGTTGATAACGGACGGTTGGATCGGTTAAAAAGTGCTATAAGCCACCGTGGTGCGCGTGTAAGAAGGTCTAGAGGGTTGAGAGAAGAAAGTGCCCTCGAGACATCGGCTTCTGAACCAATGGAGTATAGCTACGAATCATCAAGCAGTCAACACGATATCAACCAGTCTCCCAATGAAGCCACGGAAGACAGCGACGGCAGATCTTTGAACGAGGAAACATTTGAAAAGATGAAGGAGAACATCCTTGAGGAAGAGCGAGTAGGAGGGAATCACCGAATCGGCATCAACAAAGAAACCACCAATGCCCCTATACGGAACGTGGAACGTATCGGAAGTATCACAGAAACCCGTCGATATGGCAGCCTTTTGGATGATGACCAAGAGCAGGAACCACGGCCTCAGAATGACGATGTGACCCTCGAAGAGTCTGCTCTAGAAGACGTTAGAAGAGAAGACAACCAAGCTGCATCAGCTGAAGATATACCACCTGAAGTGCTGCCAAAACTGGACAGTTCTAGCTATGATCATGAAGAAGGGAGGATGGGAGAAATCTATGACCAAGAATCAGGAGAGGATAGTG CACCACAGTCTCAGTCGGAAGAATGGAGCAGATGGTCACAGTGCTCTCACTCGTGTGGGCATGGCACAAAGACTAGACGCCGAGCATGCACCGGACCTAACACTGACACCTGTTCTTCCGGTGTCGAGATCGACATGGTTCAGTGTGCGCTGCAGAAGTGCTCGT CAGTAGAAGTGGAGGTCTCCTTGTCGGCATGGAGTGACTGGTCGGGATGGAGCGTGTGTTCAGCCTCTTGCGGGAGCGGTCTCAGTCACCGGGAGCGTTCCTGCCTCCACGATCCGGACCAGGAACCCGGTTGCATTGGGGAGAGGGAGGAGACACGGGACTGCAGGCTCGATGCATGCGACAATTATGACAATG AGAAAGGCTTCGATTCGGGCGGAACCACGAGACGATCTGATcacgaccatcatcatcatcaccataccaAACGGATCAAATGCCACCTCGATGGAAGTCGTTCCCATCTACCCATGGAGTTATACTGGACGAGTCCGTCTGGTCAGAAAATCACCCATGCTATGACGCATGAAAGAGACTCCAA ATATCGTATTGAGGGGACTACTCTTGTGGTTACTGAAGATGAACCAACTGAAGGTAGTTACCATTGTATTGTCATTTATGGTGGAAGCAGTGGGGCAAACAATAAAGGGAAAACAG TCCCTACGGGAGCCTGCATCTCGAACCCATGTCATCATAAGGGTATATGCCTGGACCAGCCGGATGGACACTATAACGTCTCGTTCCGATGTATGTGCCCTGCTGGTACCGAGGGCGTTACATGTCATTTAG CTCCCTATTTGAAGGGTGACGCCGTCGTCTTTTCTCTACTGGGGTGGTTCGTCTTATCATCTGCCGTGTTGTTACTCATCATGTACCTGTTCTTCAATAAAAA gatgaagaagaggaaaatgaaacagAAGTTGGAACTCGACGATGCCCCGGCCGAAAAACTACTAGCAAAGATTTTGCCCCAATCCGAAATCACGTCCTATCCTGATAGCGAGGccgaggaagaagaggaagacacAAAGCCACTCTTGAGCTTCCGACCTCTCCAAATCGGCAAGAAGCAACCTGAGAAGAAGATCGGGAAAACAGAGTCAAAAGAGAAGCTAGAACTTTCTGGAAAAGGCAGGTTTAAATCTTTTGTCAAGAAGATGACGAAATCGAATGTTGAGAGGATGGGTTTCCCGACACCGAAGCAGATGGAGACGTtgacgaaagaaatgaaagagcAGAGGAATCAGAACAACTCAAATACTCTAGCTTGGAACAATGTGGAGTCAGATAATTCTGACTCCTACACTGACGTTAGCACTTCTTGTGAAAGCCTTTCTGATCAGGATGCGGGAGGAAGCAGTCGGTTGCAGGTGAACTGCAACGTGAACCACATTAACAGTTCTTTTGAAAGTCTTCAAGGACATGATGAAAGCAAAGCATGTAAGCCATTGGTAAATCATAACATGAATAACTGTTCATGGGACTACAGCAACGTTTCATCATGCGCTCCGTGTGACCTAAATTCGTCATCCATCGTCGGTAACGACGACGACTCCCTCCTGGAGATCTCGACCGATGATGTCCGTGATTTCGAAATCGCAAATTCCTTTTCGGTGTTCAAAGGGTCGCCATCGGCACGGGAAAAGCAGGCGATGATCGACCCATCGTTGGTCTATGGAAATTCGAACTCGACCCTTTTGTGTTCAAGATCGTTGTCGGATGAACTACCACGCGCCTCTGAAAAACACCCCATGTTCCACTTTGAACCTGATTTTTCTAGCCCATCTGCGAGTTGCAGTCCTGAGCGACTTAACAATGGCGACGTCCTAAACCGTTCCGTTCCAGATACGAGCTCACTGCGGCGCAGACCACCCTGGTCGCCGAAGACTCCCTTACCCTTAGGGATTCGTGTACGACttccgccgtcgccgccgcttCTTGTAAACCCATCCAGACTGCAATTACCTCCGGCGGTGCAGAGAACATCTAGTATGTTTGGGCCAACCAAGGAGCATGCTATCCTTGAACGGTATCACAGACGCAGGAAGACATACCCAAAACATGTCAAATCCCATTCTGAGTTAGGAACTGCCTGA